A window of Ardenticatenales bacterium genomic DNA:
GGCGGCGTGGCAGGCGCGGTGGACCGGCTTGCCGGTTTCGTTATTGGTATGACCGCCAAAGCGGCGCTGCGAAATTTTGCCGTTGGGGAAGCGATCAAAGGGCAGACCCATGTGTTCCAGTTCAATGACGGCATCGATGGCTTCCTTACACATCACGTCTACCGTATCCTGGTCGGCGAGATAATCGGAGCCTTTTACAGTATCGTAGGCGTGCCATTCCCAACTGTCCGTCTCGTCATCTTTGTTCGCCAGAGCAGCGCTGATGCCTCCCTGGGCCGCGCCCGTGTGGGAGCGTGTGGGGTAGAGCTTGGACAAAACGGCGACTTTGACCGACTTACTGGCGTGCAGCGCCGCCATCAGGCCAGCGCCGCCCGCGCCCACGATGACGGCGTCAAAATGGTGTATGTGAGGTTGTGACATGTGATTTTGCCTCTATGTCTGTGGCTCTCAGGGGACCTGGGCCATAACGGCAGTCGGCTGGAAGCTGAAGATGGCGATAGCCGACCAGATAATGGTAATGATCAGGAAAATAGCCAGCGCGCGATTGATGCCGCGCACTTTGGCTTCATCGTGAACGTAATCTTCCAGCACGTTGCGGAAACCGTTGAGGCCATGTGTGGCGGCGAAGGCCAGCAGAAACAGGTCATAGGCGCGCCAGCCCCAGGAGCGCCATGCATCGGCGACAACTTGCAGCGTCAGATTATGCACGTCGCGGAAAATGTGTTGCAAAACCATGTGACCGACGGCCAGCAGCAGCAGCGAAATACCGGAGAGGCGCATAAAGAGGAAGCCGTAGCGTTCCAGGGTGGACCCGCCCGCCGGACGACGAGGACGGTCGCCGGCGTTGGCCGGTGGCCGCCGCAGCACAAACCACAGAATTACGCCGACGACGAGGACGCCAATGGCGATGCCCAAAACCGTGCCGTTGGCGTTAACGCCCGTAGGCACGGGGAAGGTCATGCAGCTGAGGCCCTCCGCGGATAGTTCGCGGCAGTGGCTGATGGTGGAGCGGAGCATCAGGTAGCCCAACGGCACGAAGGCAACAGCAAACAGCCCCCAGACGAAGCGGGCGGTTTGTTCCTGATATTTCCACCAGGCGGGCTTGAAGTCGAGCAGGCTAATGCGAATGCCGTTGAAGGCGTGAAACAGGATAGCGGCCATAAGGCCGATTTCACCGACGCTGAAAGGCAGCCATTTGAAGACTTCCACGGTATAGCCGTACATCTCGGGCCAGAAGGTGGCGTTGGCTGTGTCCCAGACATGAATGACGAGGAAGGAGAGGATTGCCAGGCCGGAAATGCGGTGTGAAATCCAACTCCATTGGCCTATGTTCCCACGGTAACGGATGCTCTCCACGACTGTGAGCTTCAATGATGACATAAGTACCTCCAATGGGTCAGGGTGACACGCCGTCGTGACAGCGTGAGGGAGCGCGTCCGCAGTAATTGTATGCTGATAATCGCGGGCCTCATTCAGGAAAATGAGGCATTGCGGAGCATTGGCGGGCGCAATCTGGAGAGGCTTCCGGCGGACATCGCCCTTTGGACATCATGGGGATGTGTCTCCAAATGCCTCCAGGGTAACTGAACACTGTAAAAACGCTTGAGGGATTATAGCACTGTCTGTAAATGGGGGACAGTGAAAGATTGCGGGTGAGGGGTATTTTGGGCGCGCGTTGCCGTCTGCCCCCTTATTGCAGCGGAGTGCGGACGCTGTGGGCTATGTAAAGTTCTTGCGCGCGCGATTTGCCTTTGAGCGCCGTTGGCCCCATGGGTGTGAATTCGACCAGGTTGAATAACGAGGCTGGCGACGGGCTGATGGCATCGTAGATACTCTGCGATATGATGATTTGCCCGTCGCCGGCCAGGTCTACCAGCCGGTGCGCTGTGTTCACCGCCTCCCCCACCATGGCAAAGTTCATGCGCGTTTCCGCGCCCACGTTTCCGACAACAACCTCGCCCTGGTCAATGCCAATGCCCAACCCCAGTTCCGTGCCGACTTGCTCATACCATTTCTGCCGTAATCGGTCGAATATTCGCTGCATTCGTAATGCCGTGAGTACAGCGCGCCGCACGGCGTCAGGCTGATCGAACGGAACATTGAAACCTATCATCAGTTCATCGCCGGCCAGGTCAAAAATGGTGCCGTTGTATTCGTAAACGATCTCCGTCATGTGCGTGAAATGCTCATTCAATACTTTAATCGCCTGGTCGGCTTCGACATCGACGATCATGCGCGTAGAATCGCGCAGGTCGGCAAACATAACCACTGCCTGCCGCCGTTCGCGTCGCCCCAGCAGGCTGGGTTCTTTGGAGAGTACGTGTTCCAATAGACCCGGTCCCATGTAGCGGGAGAAGGTTTCCTTGACCTTGATTTTTTCGCTGCGTTCTTGCTGTAGTCGCTGCGCTTCCAATCTTTTCAGCTCAGTAATGTCCTGCATCACGGCTACATAGCCCACTTCCGGGATTGCGGAGACACTGGCGTGCAATGTTTTCTCGTCGGAAAGGGTAATTTCGCCTTTGGAGGAGAGCCGTCCGTTGTTGAAGAGGGAGAGAATGGATTTGAGATGGGGCACGTCTTGTACGAGCCTGCCGGCAATTTCCCGCCCATTCAAGGTAAACAAAGACTCCGCGGCATGGTTGACTAGCGCGATACGTCCGCGCTCATCCGTCGTGATGATGGCATCGGAAGATTGCGCCAACAACGCCTCCAACTTCTGCCGTTGTTCACTGATTTCGGCAAACAGATAGGCATTCTCAATGGCCGCCGTCAACTGGTTACCAATAGTCTCCAACAGCGAGAGATGTTCCGGCTGGAAATAATTCCGCCGACTGTGTACCAGGATCAACACACCCACCACTCTGCGGGCGGCACGAGAGAGCGGCACACCGATGGCCGAACCGACTTGTTCCGTGTCATCCGGCAACGTTATCCAACGTTTGTCTACGGCTACATCGGGAATGATCTCACCACGATTGTGCCGCACCAGCCAACCCGCCAGCCCCTGTCGCATAACGGTAGGAGAAGCCTGATGGGATATTTCCGCCTTCTTACCCGCCCGCACCATAATTTTGTGTGTTACCTGTCCCTTGTCGTTCAGGAGAATGATATTCCCCTTTTCCGCTTCCACGGCTTGCTGCGTATGTACAATGATGTCAGCCATCATTTGCTCCAGGTTCAATTGGGTATTGATGGCCTGGCCAATGGTGTACAACAGTTGCAGGCGATTTCGTTCTTGCTCCAGCCGCTGCCGCGTATGTTTGAGCTGGATGAGCGAACGCACGCGGACCAACAACTCTTCTCGATGGTGGGGACGGTAAAGGAACTCGTCGGCCCCGACTTCAATACCTTTGATGCGGTACTGCACGTCCCGCAGTGCCGTGACCATGATAATGGGAATGACGGCGGTTTCGGATTGGCTTTTGAGCTGGCTGCAAACCTGAAATCCGTTCATCACGGGCATCATCACGTCGAGCAGAATCAAGTCAGGGCGTTCCGTTTCCGCCAGGTTCACGCCTTCCTGCCCGTCGCTGGCCTGGATAGTGCGGTATCCTTCAAGCTGCAATTGGGAGGCCAGGAGCATTCGGTTGGCTTCGTGATCATCTACGATTAGGATAGTCTCTGACGCTGCGGAATGATAATAGGCATTCATGGGTTTCTTTTCCGGGCGGCCATATACGTGTCCTGAAATGAGCCGCGGCGCGTTCGTGTAAACCTGAGCGCAGATCGGGCGTTGGCGCCTGGGGCAGCCGTTTCCGTGGGATCATGGGCTTCACGGGGCCGCGCGAGCATGGGTTGATGGGCGACTTGTCCTGTTCGTCTATGGTGTTATGCGGCTAAGGACTGACGATGAAATAAGGTACGGAATTGCATCGTCAGTTTGCAGGAACGGTAAGGAAACAACTTCATTGTCTGATTTAATTTCCGTTCCTAAGTGGCGCGTCGTGGGTGACGCGCCCGTTGGATACATGTAATGTTTGGGCTTGTTGCAGGAAAGTGCCGGCAAACATCCCTGGATCCGTCGTTGTCAAGATCGCCTGGCTGGCCTTTTGCGTCACTTCCAGCAGAAGTTCCCGCCGCCGCGCATCCAATTCCGCCGCTACCTCATCCAACAGCAAAATCGGCGTCTCGCCCGTCTGCTCCTTCATCCAGCCGATTTCCGCCAGTTTCAGCGCCAGCATGGCGCTGCGCTGCTGGCCGCGGGAGCCATAGCTGGAAAGGGGGCGGCCATTCACCTGGAAGAACCAGTCGTCGCGGTGTGGACCGAGACTGGTGCTGCCACGCGCAATATCCTGATCCACGCTCGTTTCAATGGCGCGCTGATAGCGGTCGATGATGGCTTCCTGCTTTCCTTCGGGCTGTGTGCGCAGCCAATCGGCTATCGTGATCATGTCCGCCACGGCGTCATTTTCTTCACGGCTGCGACCAGGTTGCGCATCTTCCAAGCGCGGCAAATAATTGAGGCGGATCGTTTCCAGGCGATTGGTCAAATCTTCGTAATGAATGCGCTGCGCGGCATGGGCAAGATAGGCGAAAAGGATGGCCCGCCGCGCAAATATGTGGCTACCCAGTTTGACCAATCTGTCCGTGAAGATGGGCAGCACATCTCGCCCGCCGCCGCTTTCGTTGATCTGGCGCAGGAGGGCGTTGCGTTGTTCCAGGACTTTGTTGTAGGCGGCCAGGTTGCGGCAGTAAATGGGATCCACCTGGCAAAGCGTGATGTCTGCGTAGCGGCGGCGGCTGGCGGGAGGACCGGTCACGAGTTGGAGGTCTTCTGGCAAAAAGAGGGTGGCGCGCAGGTTGCCAATCAGGTCCATCAGGCGCACTTTGCGCCGGTTGACGAGTGCTTCGCGGCGAAAACTACTGCCATTGCGGTTTTTTTGCTCTTTGATGAGGCGCATTTCCAGGTGTTTTGTGCCGGCATTTGTCACCACCTGCGCCGCCAATCTCCCCACCACGACCACATCCTCCGTCTCATTCGCCGTCCAGTTCAACAACTGTTGATCAGTATCCGCGTGCGGCGAGCGCGTCGTTGCCAGATAATAAACCGCCTCCAACAAATTCGTCTTCCCTTGCGCATTCCGCCCATACAACAAAACCGGACCCGCATTGAAGTCAAGTTCTAGTCGGCCATAATTGCGAAAATTCGTCAGCGATAAATGCGAGAGATACATATACGTGGAATCGGGGAAAGTCAATGACGTTACTCGTGAATTTTAGCATAAGCAAAACGGGATGCCATGCCGTAGTTTGCTGCGCCGGTGTAAAGTTTGCGACGCTATTACCTCCATGCTATGCTTGTGCGCTGGTAAAGAAGCACGCAATCACGCATTTACGGGAACAATCAAAACCGCGCGGATTCCCAGACACACGCCATCTTTTCCGTATGCGACGGTTACGCTTCACGATTCAGCGGCGCGACGCACTTATAAACGCCGCTCTCATAGCGTGGCATCCTGTAAAAATGCTTCACATCTGTATTGACCCTTACGAAGAAAAGTCTCGGTCATGCCATGAACCAACCTGACATCATTTTCATTGTACTTGACACCCAGCGCGCCGACCGCCTCGGCTGTTACGGTTATCATCGGCCTCTCACCCCCCACCTGGATGCCTTCGCCGCCCAGAGCGTCCTCTTCGAACAGGCCATTTCCGCCGCCCAATGGACTATCCCCAGCCATGCCTCCATGTTCACCGGCCTCTACCCCACCGCGCACCAGGTAACCCAATCCAACCAGAGCCTCCCCCCAGATCGTCCCCATCTGGCCGAAGTGCTGCAAGCAGCCGGCTACCAAACCGTTGGCTTCTGCAACAATCCGTTGGTGGGCATCCTGGACAACGGCTTCAAGCGCGGCTTCCACACCTTCTACAATTATGGGGGGGCCATTCCCACCGTACCCCGCAGCTCCAGCCGCTTCCCCTGGCCTTTCAATATCGCCGCCGAATGGTACACGCAGTTCCTGCGCCGCATCTCCTACCCCATCCAGAACTTCTTCGGACAATCGGACCTTGCCTTTAGCGTATCCTTAAACACCTGGCTCACACCACTCTGGTCACGGTTGGCCCGTTTCAAGGGGCAAAACGAACGCTCCGTACAGGATGTAGCCTGGTTTTTGCGCCAACGGGAGCGCAGCCAATCATCCCAGCCGCTTTTCCTCTTCCTCAACTTGATGGAAACGCATTTGCCCTTCTGGCCTCCGCAGTCGTTTATTGACCAGGTGGCGCCCACGCTGCGCACCAACCGCGAAGCCCGCGCCATTCTGCATGCCTGGAACCGGGAAGCATATCGCTGGGCCGCGCCATTGTCCCAACCATTGGACGAACTGGAGGCTCGGGTTCTCAACGATATGTACGACGCGGAAGTGGCTTATCAGGACCATTACCTGGGGCAACTGTTCGATGCGCTCGCGGAGCGGAGCCAACGAGAAAACACGATGACGCTGGTCGTGGCCGATCACGGAGACAGCCTGGGAGAGCATGGATATTTCGGGCACGCTTTTGTCGCCTACCAGGAGTTGGTGCATGTGCCCATGCTGCTGCATTGGCCGGCGCAGATGGCCCCCACCCGCGTCGCCACCCCCGTGAGCACGCGCCGCGTCTACCACACTTTATTGGACGCTGCCGGCATTCTCCCCGACATCCCCCAACTCGACCCAGGCGAAATCCACAACCTCTCCCTTAAACAAACCATTCGCGGCCAGGACCCCGAACAAGGCGTTGCCTACGCCGATGTCTACCCGCCGCTGAACTTCGTGCGCGCTATCGAACATCGCCAGCCGGAACTCCTGGAGCCATTCCGCTGCCTGGCGCGGCGGCAAGCCATAGTTCAGGACGACATGAAGCTGATTCAGGTAGACGGCCAGCCAGACGAGTTGTTTCAACTCCAACACGATCCTCTGGAATTGCACAACCGCCTGGCGCACATGCCCACGGAAGCGGATCAACTGGCGCGGATGCTCAACCGCGTCGCCCGCCGCGTGGAAAACCAGCGGGACCAACTGACCGCCGGCGCGCTGTTACAGATGGACGACGATAAGCTTTTGCAGCGCCTGCGGGGATTGGGTTATATTGAGTGAGTGCTACCAGGAGATTGGACCAATTTCGCCAGAGAAAATTGGTCCAATCGGGCTTTGCAGTGACGAGTGCGTGTGCAATAGATCAAACCGACAGGGTGAAAAAGGAATTAATTCATGCTCGATTTTTTGAAAATTGATCCGGTGGCTTTTACCATTCCTATTGGCAACGGGTTCCCCGTCTACTGGTACGGCATCATCATCACCGTCGGCATTGTGCTGGGTGCGTGGTGGGCCGGGCGCGAAATTGAGAAGCGCGGGCAGAGCGTTGATGATCTGTACAACGGGCTGCTGCTGGTGGTTCTGTTTGGCTACCTGTTTGCGCGCTTGTGGTACGTGTTTCAGGATGCAATTATTGCCGGCAATCGCGCCGCCTACACCTCCTTCCTGGACGTCATCAACATCCGCGCCGGCGGGGCCAACATCCTCGGCGGCTTCGTGGGCGCCGCCCTTGTCGGTTTCCTCTACATCCGCTGGCGCAAACTCAACTTCTGGGACTACGCCGACGTAGCCGGACCCGCGCTGCTGTTGGCACAAGCCATCGGTCGCTGGGGCAACTTCATCAATCAGGAACTCTACGGCCCTCCCACCAAACTCCCCTGGGGCATCCTGATTGACAACCGCATTCCCCCGTACAATGACCTTGCCCTCTACCCGCCGGATACTCGTTTTCATCCCACTTTTCTCTACGAATCCATCTGGCTGTTCATCGGCTTCTTCTTGCTCACCTATCTCAACCGCCGTTTCCGCGGCCAGTGGAAGGCGGGTACACTTTTTGGCGCCTTTCTGATCTGGTGGGGTGGCGGGCGCGCCTGGATCGAACTGTTCCGCCCCGACCAACCCGCCATCGGCAACAGCCTGATCACCTACTCCATGCTGCTGGCGTTAGGTCTGGCCGTCGTCGGCGCGCTCATAATCATGGGCCGCTACGGCAAGCTGGCGCTGGCACCACGACGCAAACCGCGCGTGCGCAAACCTAAGCCACGACGGCAGCAATCTCGTTAGGGCGCATCCGTTTAAGATGGGTCCATTCCGAGAGAATGAACCCATGTAGCGTGCGGCTTTCCTCGTTCTTTTGCCATCCCTAATTGGGCCGCGGTACGTGGTAACACGAATGCAGGAGCAACTATGACGATTGAAGAGAAATTCAATACCCTGGCGCTGACGTTTGATGACGTTTTGTTAGCACCAGGGCCGTCTTCCGTATTGCCGTCGGAAGTCGACCTGAGTACGCGACTTGCCGGCAATTTACACCTCAACATCCCCATCCTCTCCGCCGCCATGGACACCGTCACCGAAGGCAAAATGGCTATCAGCCTGGCGCGGCTGGGCGGCGTGGGCGTCATCCACCGCAACCTCTCCGCCGGCGAACAGGCCGACGAGGTAGACAAAGTAAAACGCTCCGAAGCCGGCATGATTGTGGACCCCATCACGCTACCCCCGACCGCTACCCTGGCGGACGCGGAAGCCATCATGAGCCGCTACCACATCTCCGGCGTACCGATCACCGATGAAAACGGACGGCTGGTGGGCATCCTCACCAATCGTGACACTCGCTTCGTCACGCCTGGGGCGCAGCCCGTCGCCGACTTCATGACCGCCCACAACCTGATCACGGCTCCCGTGGGAACCAGCCTGGAAAACGCCAAAGAAATCCTGCACCGTCACCGCATCGAAAAACTCCCGCTGGTGGACAACGAGGGCCGCCTCAAGGGCTTGATCACGGTCAAGGACATTTTGAAGAAGATCGATTACCCCCTGGCGGTCACGGACGACAATGGGCGGCTGCTGTGCGCGGCAGCGGTGGGCGTGGGCGAGAAAGGGTTGGAGCGCATGGAGGGGCTGGTGCACGCCGGCGTGGACGCCGTGGTGATTGACACGGCGCACGGCCACGCCCGTTCGGTCATCGACACGCTGGCGGAAGCAAAACGCCGCTATCCGTCCGTGCCGGTGATTGCCGGCAATGTCGCCACCACGCAAGGCACACGCGATCTCATCGCCGCCGGCGCCGACGCCGTCAAAATTGGCATTGGCGCCGGCTCCATCTGCACCACCCGCATCATCTCCGGCGTCGGCGTACCCCAGATTCATGCCGTTTTTGAGTGCGCCGCCGAAGCCCACCGTCAAAACATCCCGGCCATCGCCGACGGCGGCATCAAGTACAGCGGCGACATTGTCAAAGCCCTGGCCGCCGGCGCGGATGCCGTCATGCTCGGCTCCCTCCTGGCCGGCCTGGAGGAAAGCCCGGGCGAGATCATCCACTACGAAGGCCGCCGCTACAAGGTGTATCGCGGCATGGGCAGCCTGGGCGCAATGCAGGGGTACGGCGCGGACCGCTATGGCAGTGGTCAGGCGTCGGGCGAACGCAGCAAACTGGTCCCCGAAGGAATTGAGGGGCAGGTTCCCTATAAAGGGAAGCTGGCGGATGTGCTGTATCAGATGGTGGGCGGCGTGCGTGCCGGCATGGGCTACGTCGGCGCGGGCAACCTGGAAGAACTGCGCCAAAAAGCCCAGTTTATTCGCATCACCAATGCCGGCCTCATGGAAAGCCACCCACACAGCATCCGCATCATCCAGGACGCGCCCAATTACCAGTTCCGACGTTGATGTCGGCGTTATGCGAACCTTTCCGGGAGCGCGCTCAGACCCAGAGCGCCTCATCATGCCCGTTATTTGGCATGAAAACAGCTTCCGAGAAGATAGTTTTGTAAGAATTCGTCAAACTCGCATCGCTTTCTGGCTCTACTGTATCTCCCAACCGCCCGCAAGCGCTCCCACAGGATTTCCGATGAACGAACTGATCAAGAAACTCGTTGAAGCGTTTGGCCCCTCTGGTTTTGAAGACCAGATGCGCCAGATCATCCATCCCGAAATCGCCCCCTACGCCGACGAAGTCAGTGTGGACGCTCTGGGCAATTTGATTGCGCGCAAAAAGGGAAACGGCAGCGGCCTGAAGGTGATGATCGCCGCGCATATGGACGAGATTGGCGTGATGATCACGCACATCACCGCCGACGGCTTCCTCCGCTTCACCAACATCGGCGGCGTTTCTCCGCATACGCTGTTGGGCGGGCGCGTGCAGTTCGCCGATGGCACGGTGGGCGTTATCCACGCGGACCGCTTTGAGGAGCGGGACCGGTTGCACCCGCTGCATAAGTATTTCATTGACGTGGGTGCGACCAGCCGTGAGGATTGCCCCGTGAGTGTGGGCGCGCCCGCCGGCTTCTATCGCCCACTGGTGATTCAGGGCAACCGCCTTTCCGCCAAATCCATGGATGACCGCATCGGCTGCGTGGTGTCCATTGAGGCGCTGCAGCGGCTGGCGAACACGCCGCACGACGTTTACTTCGTCTTCAGCGTGCAGGAGGAAGTGGGCACGCGCGGAGCGCAAACGGCGGCGAATGCCATCAGCCCGGATGTGGGCATTGCCCTGGACGTAACCTTGACGGGAGACGTGCCGGAAGCGCGCCCGATGGCTGTGCGCCTGGGGGATGGCGCGGCTATCAAGGTGAAGGACAGCGGCATGATCGCCCACAGCGGCCTGGTGCGCTTGATGCGCCGGCACGCGGAGGCGGCGCAAATTCCGTACCAGTTGGAAGTGCTGGACGGGGGCACGACGGATGCCCGCCCGATGCAAATCGCCGGACCGGGCTGCGCCGCCGGCTGTATTTCCATCCCGTGTCGCTACGTGCATTCCCCCAGCGAAACGGTGGACGCGGGTGACGTGGAGCAGTGCGTGCGCTTGCTGGTGGAAATCCTCGCCAACCCGATTGACCTGTAACCACGAGAGACGAAGGGCGGGATTGGTTCAGTCTTGGTAACGACTAACGCTCTCTGGAGATTGGACCCATTTTAGTGACCGTCGTCCGCCCCGATCCGCGCGTCATCCGCCCCAATCCGCGCGTCATCCGCTCCCATCCTTCGTCCTTCAAGTCTTCTCCCGCCGCAACAGCCTGACGCCGAACCAGGCGAGGGTGAGGGTGGGGATGGGTTGGGTGAAGGGAATGGCGGCTTCGATGACGGAGACGTTGCGCAGGGCGCGCAGGTTCATGCGGTCGAGGATGATCCAGACGATGGGGACGCTGAAGATGTCGAGGGTGAGATCGAGGAGGTCAATCGCCAGTACGAGGAGGAGGGGGACGTGGAGCAGGGTTTGCGTGAAGTCGGCGTCGGGAGGGATATGCAGGTGGCGGACGCGGCGGTAGGCGAGAATAATGAGGAGGGTGAAGAGCATGAGGTTGATGGCGAGAATGCCGGCAGCGACCAAACCAATCGACCGTAATTGTTCCGCCGTCATGTCGCCTCCTAGAAGCTGAGAACACGCCATACAAACACGACCAGGATGATGATACTGGCCCCCAACTGGATTAAGGTAGAAACCCCCATGCCCGCCAATCCCCCCATGCTGGCCCGCAGCGCCTGCCGCCAATCACCATGTCGCTGGTATTCGCCCAGCACAACCCCCAACGCATAGCCGATTATGGCTCCCGGCAAGTTGAAGATCAAGAAACCGGCCAGTGCGCCCACCGTACCGTAGATCATGCCCCGCCGCGAAGCACCCGTGGCCTTTGCGCCCACCAGGGGCAGCCACAGATCCGCGGTGCCCGTCGCCAGCGCGAACAGGGACAGGACAAGGAACAACCCCCACCCAATGGCGTGGAAGCCATCAAAGATGGCGTAGCCTAGCAGGCTTAGCCAGACGAGGAGCATTCCGGGGAAGACGGGCACGATGACACCCACGACGCCCAGAAGCATAAAGCCAACGGTGACGCCAAACGTAAGTGATTGAAAAAAGTAAGCTAACACGGATTGCTCCCTACCGTGGCGCGTCGCGCCTACAAATTGCGATAAGCATGTAGAAAACGCTGGAACAGGTCGGTCAGGTAGGGGCGGTAGCGGACGGCGGCGAGGCGACCGGCTTGTCGTAATTGCTGTTCCGTTATACGTGGAGAATACGCCGGAGTCGCATTGTCCGGGGATAGAGGGGCGACCCAGTCGTCGAGGATGGGCAACCAGTGGGTGATGATGTAGAGGCAGTGGGCTGCCGGCATTGCCTTGCGTACCTCGCGGGCATTGAAAAGGGGCCACAAGGCTTCGTAGAGTCGCAGAAGGTAGGTGTCTACGATTGTTTCTGCGCGCAGTTGCGTTACCTCGCGGGGTTGCCTGCCGGCATCTAGCGTATGTACCCGCTCCATATCCTCAATAAAACTCACCAGATCGCACAAAGA
This region includes:
- the sdhC gene encoding succinate dehydrogenase, cytochrome b556 subunit produces the protein MSSLKLTVVESIRYRGNIGQWSWISHRISGLAILSFLVIHVWDTANATFWPEMYGYTVEVFKWLPFSVGEIGLMAAILFHAFNGIRISLLDFKPAWWKYQEQTARFVWGLFAVAFVPLGYLMLRSTISHCRELSAEGLSCMTFPVPTGVNANGTVLGIAIGVLVVGVILWFVLRRPPANAGDRPRRPAGGSTLERYGFLFMRLSGISLLLLAVGHMVLQHIFRDVHNLTLQVVADAWRSWGWRAYDLFLLAFAATHGLNGFRNVLEDYVHDEAKVRGINRALAIFLIITIIWSAIAIFSFQPTAVMAQVP
- a CDS encoding response regulator — encoded protein: MNAYYHSAASETILIVDDHEANRMLLASQLQLEGYRTIQASDGQEGVNLAETERPDLILLDVMMPVMNGFQVCSQLKSQSETAVIPIIMVTALRDVQYRIKGIEVGADEFLYRPHHREELLVRVRSLIQLKHTRQRLEQERNRLQLLYTIGQAINTQLNLEQMMADIIVHTQQAVEAEKGNIILLNDKGQVTHKIMVRAGKKAEISHQASPTVMRQGLAGWLVRHNRGEIIPDVAVDKRWITLPDDTEQVGSAIGVPLSRAARRVVGVLILVHSRRNYFQPEHLSLLETIGNQLTAAIENAYLFAEISEQRQKLEALLAQSSDAIITTDERGRIALVNHAAESLFTLNGREIAGRLVQDVPHLKSILSLFNNGRLSSKGEITLSDEKTLHASVSAIPEVGYVAVMQDITELKRLEAQRLQQERSEKIKVKETFSRYMGPGLLEHVLSKEPSLLGRRERRQAVVMFADLRDSTRMIVDVEADQAIKVLNEHFTHMTEIVYEYNGTIFDLAGDELMIGFNVPFDQPDAVRRAVLTALRMQRIFDRLRQKWYEQVGTELGLGIGIDQGEVVVGNVGAETRMNFAMVGEAVNTAHRLVDLAGDGQIIISQSIYDAISPSPASLFNLVEFTPMGPTALKGKSRAQELYIAHSVRTPLQ
- a CDS encoding DNA replication/repair protein RecF → MTFPDSTYMYLSHLSLTNFRNYGRLELDFNAGPVLLYGRNAQGKTNLLEAVYYLATTRSPHADTDQQLLNWTANETEDVVVVGRLAAQVVTNAGTKHLEMRLIKEQKNRNGSSFRREALVNRRKVRLMDLIGNLRATLFLPEDLQLVTGPPASRRRYADITLCQVDPIYCRNLAAYNKVLEQRNALLRQINESGGGRDVLPIFTDRLVKLGSHIFARRAILFAYLAHAAQRIHYEDLTNRLETIRLNYLPRLEDAQPGRSREENDAVADMITIADWLRTQPEGKQEAIIDRYQRAIETSVDQDIARGSTSLGPHRDDWFFQVNGRPLSSYGSRGQQRSAMLALKLAEIGWMKEQTGETPILLLDEVAAELDARRRELLLEVTQKASQAILTTTDPGMFAGTFLQQAQTLHVSNGRVTHDAPLRNGN
- a CDS encoding sulfatase; amino-acid sequence: MNQPDIIFIVLDTQRADRLGCYGYHRPLTPHLDAFAAQSVLFEQAISAAQWTIPSHASMFTGLYPTAHQVTQSNQSLPPDRPHLAEVLQAAGYQTVGFCNNPLVGILDNGFKRGFHTFYNYGGAIPTVPRSSSRFPWPFNIAAEWYTQFLRRISYPIQNFFGQSDLAFSVSLNTWLTPLWSRLARFKGQNERSVQDVAWFLRQRERSQSSQPLFLFLNLMETHLPFWPPQSFIDQVAPTLRTNREARAILHAWNREAYRWAAPLSQPLDELEARVLNDMYDAEVAYQDHYLGQLFDALAERSQRENTMTLVVADHGDSLGEHGYFGHAFVAYQELVHVPMLLHWPAQMAPTRVATPVSTRRVYHTLLDAAGILPDIPQLDPGEIHNLSLKQTIRGQDPEQGVAYADVYPPLNFVRAIEHRQPELLEPFRCLARRQAIVQDDMKLIQVDGQPDELFQLQHDPLELHNRLAHMPTEADQLARMLNRVARRVENQRDQLTAGALLQMDDDKLLQRLRGLGYIE
- the lgt gene encoding prolipoprotein diacylglyceryl transferase is translated as MLDFLKIDPVAFTIPIGNGFPVYWYGIIITVGIVLGAWWAGREIEKRGQSVDDLYNGLLLVVLFGYLFARLWYVFQDAIIAGNRAAYTSFLDVINIRAGGANILGGFVGAALVGFLYIRWRKLNFWDYADVAGPALLLAQAIGRWGNFINQELYGPPTKLPWGILIDNRIPPYNDLALYPPDTRFHPTFLYESIWLFIGFFLLTYLNRRFRGQWKAGTLFGAFLIWWGGGRAWIELFRPDQPAIGNSLITYSMLLALGLAVVGALIIMGRYGKLALAPRRKPRVRKPKPRRQQSR
- the guaB gene encoding IMP dehydrogenase, with protein sequence MTIEEKFNTLALTFDDVLLAPGPSSVLPSEVDLSTRLAGNLHLNIPILSAAMDTVTEGKMAISLARLGGVGVIHRNLSAGEQADEVDKVKRSEAGMIVDPITLPPTATLADAEAIMSRYHISGVPITDENGRLVGILTNRDTRFVTPGAQPVADFMTAHNLITAPVGTSLENAKEILHRHRIEKLPLVDNEGRLKGLITVKDILKKIDYPLAVTDDNGRLLCAAAVGVGEKGLERMEGLVHAGVDAVVIDTAHGHARSVIDTLAEAKRRYPSVPVIAGNVATTQGTRDLIAAGADAVKIGIGAGSICTTRIISGVGVPQIHAVFECAAEAHRQNIPAIADGGIKYSGDIVKALAAGADAVMLGSLLAGLEESPGEIIHYEGRRYKVYRGMGSLGAMQGYGADRYGSGQASGERSKLVPEGIEGQVPYKGKLADVLYQMVGGVRAGMGYVGAGNLEELRQKAQFIRITNAGLMESHPHSIRIIQDAPNYQFRR
- a CDS encoding M42 family metallopeptidase, with product MNELIKKLVEAFGPSGFEDQMRQIIHPEIAPYADEVSVDALGNLIARKKGNGSGLKVMIAAHMDEIGVMITHITADGFLRFTNIGGVSPHTLLGGRVQFADGTVGVIHADRFEERDRLHPLHKYFIDVGATSREDCPVSVGAPAGFYRPLVIQGNRLSAKSMDDRIGCVVSIEALQRLANTPHDVYFVFSVQEEVGTRGAQTAANAISPDVGIALDVTLTGDVPEARPMAVRLGDGAAIKVKDSGMIAHSGLVRLMRRHAEAAQIPYQLEVLDGGTTDARPMQIAGPGCAAGCISIPCRYVHSPSETVDAGDVEQCVRLLVEILANPIDL
- a CDS encoding DUF456 domain-containing protein, which translates into the protein MLAYFFQSLTFGVTVGFMLLGVVGVIVPVFPGMLLVWLSLLGYAIFDGFHAIGWGLFLVLSLFALATGTADLWLPLVGAKATGASRRGMIYGTVGALAGFLIFNLPGAIIGYALGVVLGEYQRHGDWRQALRASMGGLAGMGVSTLIQLGASIIILVVFVWRVLSF